In a single window of the Littorina saxatilis isolate snail1 linkage group LG5, US_GU_Lsax_2.0, whole genome shotgun sequence genome:
- the LOC138967838 gene encoding protein starmaker-like: MARNRTGIFSGPACSLRGFRRDYTEDDDDVGDDNDNGGPEAAAAFFEACPPDAVGPGEDGDPRRDVDSDEETYSKGRKRRFHSNSSSQSPYRSHKSSLSPKGSASYCQSSGDEDSEGKEEDEDSRDHNHDKDSRDHNDRKHHNDDIDTKSRQGKC, translated from the coding sequence ATGGCGAGGAATCGCACCGGAATCTTCTCCGGACCTGCATGCAGCCTCCGCGGCTTCCGCAGAGACTACaccgaagacgacgacgacgtcggcgacgacaacgacaacggaGGGCCTGAGGCGGCCGCCGCCTTCTTCGAGGCGTGTCCTCCAGACGCCGTTGGTCCGGGGGAGGATGGGGACCCCCGCCGTGACGTGGACAGTGACGAGGAGACGTACAGCAAGGGCAGGAAGAGGAGGTTCCACTCCAACAGCTCCTCCCAGTCCCCCTACCGCTCACACAAGTCCTCCCTCTCCCCGAAAGGCTCCGCCTCCTACTGTCAATCATCGGGAGACGAGGACAGCGAGGGGAAGGAGGAGGACGAGGATAGCCGAGACCACAACCACGACAAGGATAGCAGAGACCACAACGACCGAAAACACCACAACGATGACATCGACACCAAGTCAAGGCAAGGCAAATGTTAA
- the LOC138967655 gene encoding uncharacterized protein: MLGSRELDEEEFYEDGWKELPVILLEDILVLLNPKQRHYASQVCRPWYEIFYSPRVWETFVLLERTLTRRRFNLYKGYQRELCPRKTQLCFMRVGCFFKRIVVTPISDYYNLYEFLRVLAAYLEYYSDFPMPLLHTFRFTFACESRGVNGVAVIGTGGNILDKVKYLLGTMQQMRHLAVNQLLLDVEEVPGLLAAAARHCTESLLSLELLNCSKIPLPICEVTQFVQLVKLKLSPQHLSEEVILLLGGTQLRQLHIVQDAYTCPCDPVPGEAWKLFKEMAPHKRVFLEIEGLTKTPLMLQPHAPVRGVIFRTPYHRLQPELTTWLVEYYGKYLEYVVQEALPRNHGSRKFHERADASFLRLVRECPKLHTLVIRERISLATLLLLAKEGKKLRWFIVRKNALIKKCEWPRAKNWTPDFHRWLRTHGRNYDLAFDQVPRILGYKWKPYVDRTFKHVRLHIE; encoded by the exons ATGCTGGGAAGTCGCGAGCTGGACGAGGAGGAGTTCTACGAGGATGGGTGGAAGGAGCTACCCGTGATCCTGCTTGAGGACATCCTGGTGTTGCTGAACCCCAAGCAGCGCCACTACGCGTCACAGGTGTGCCGGCCGTGGTACGAGATCTTCTACTCGCCCCGCGTGTGGGAGACCTTCGTGCTGCTGGAGAGAACGCTGACCAGGCGGCGCTTCAACCTCTACAAGGGCTACCAGCGGGAACTCTGCCCCAGGAAGACACAG CTCTGCTTCATGCGGGTGGGCTGCTTCTTCAAGCGTATCGTGGTGACCCCCATCAGCGACTACTACAACCTGTACGAGTTCCTGCGCGTGCTGGCCGCCTACCTGGAGTACTACAGTGACTTCCCCATGCCCCTGCTTCACACATTCCGCTTCACCTTCGCCTGTGAGAGTCGCGGCGTCAACGGCGTCGCTGTCATCGGCACAGGCGGCAACATTCTCGACAAGGTCAAG TACCTGTTGGGCACCATGCAGCAGATGCGCCACCTGGCGGTCAACCAGTTGTTGCTGGACGTGGAGGAGGTTCCTGGTCTGCTGGCCGCTGCTGCCAGACACTGCACGGAGTCTCTGTTGTCTCTGGAACTCCTCAACTGTTCTAAG ATCCCGCTCCCGATATGCGAGGTGACGCAGTTCGTGCAGCTGGTCAAGCTGAAGCTGTCGCCGCAACACCTGAGCGAGGAGGTCATCCTGCTGCTGGGCGGCACGCAGCTCCGTCAGCTGCACATCGTACAGGACGCATACACCTGTCCCTGCGACCCAGTGCCGGGCGAGGCCTGGAAGCTCTTCAAAGAGATGGCGCCCCACAAGCGGGTCTTCCTCGAGATTGAGGGGCTCACCAAGACCCCGCTCATGCTCCAGCCGCACGCGCCGGTCCGAGGCGTGATCTTCCGCACGCCGTACCACCGCCTGCAGCCCGAGCTGACCACGTGGCTGGTGGAGTACTACGGCAAGTACCTGGAGTACGTCGTACAGGAGGCGCTGCCCAGGAACCACGGCTCGCGCAAGTTCCACGAGCGTGCTGACGCCAGCTTCCTGAGGCTGGTGCGCGAGTGTCCCAAGCTGCACACGCTGGTGATCAGGGAGCGGATCTCACTCGCCACCCTGCTACTGCTGGCCAAGGAGGGCAAGAAGCTGAGGTGGTTCATCGTGCGCAAGAACGCGCTCATCAAGAAGTGCGAGTGGCCGCGCGCCAAGAACTGGACGCCCGACTTTCATCGCTGGCTGAGGACACACGGGAGGAACTACGACCTGGCCTTTGACCAGGTGCCGCGCATCCTGGGCTACAAGTGGAAGCCCTACGTCGACAGGACCTTCAAGCACGTCAGGCTGCACATCGAATAA